GGCGGGTTGGCCGCGCAGCTGGCCGCAAACGCCGGGGCAGACGTGATCGCCGTGACCGGCCCGCGCCGCGGTGGCACGACGCTGGACCAGGTCACCGATCCGGTGGACGTGGTGCTCAACCTGGCGCCGATCGACCCGGCTCAGCTGGCGGCGCTGCTCGACCTGATCCGTCCGGGCGGGGTGCTGGTCAACACCACGGTGTGGATGCCGGCGCCCAGCGACGAACAGCGCGGCGTCCGCGGCATCGACCTGTTCGTCAGCAGCGACGCCGGTCAGCTGGCGGGACTGGTCGCGCTGGTCGACTCCGGCGAGTTGCGGGTCGACGTGGCCCAGCGGGTCCCGCTCGCGGAGCTGCCGGCCGTGCACGCCCAGGCCGCCGCCGGCGAGCTGCCCGGCAAGACGGTCGTCGTCGCGCCCACCGCCTGACGCTCCCCCGGGCAGGGACGGGCCGTCCTTGCCCGGGGCGGCGGCGTGATGCGACGCTTCATCGAGGTTCCTGATGCACCACCGGCGCCGTTACCTCAAGGAGCGGAAACGTGGAAATCACCGGATTCCTCACCGCGATCATCATCGGCCTGATCATCGGAGCGCTCGGCCGGCTCGTGGTCCCCGGCAAGCAGAACATCCCGATCTGGCTCACCCTGCTCATCGGCGTGGTCGCCGCCCTGCTCGGCACGTTCCTCGCCGCCGCCATCGGCGTGGCCGACACCCGCGGCATCGACTGGATCGAGCTCGCCCTCCAGGTGGGCCTCGCCGCGGTCGGCGTCGCCCTCGTGGCCGGGGTCCGGGGACGACGCCACTACTGACCGGTCCGCTACGGGCACTCGGTCCGGTAATACGCGGCGCGCATCAACTCCTGCATGTCGCCGAGCATCGGCATCCGCGGGTTGGCCGGGGCGCACTGGTCCTCGTACGCGTTGAGGGCCTGCTGCGGCAGCGCCGCTAGAAACGCCTTCTCGTCCACACCGAGTTCCGCGAACGACGACTCGATCCCCACCGCCGTCCGCAGCGTCTCCACCGCCGCCGCGAGGGCCTCGACCGCCTCGGCCGGGGTCGTCGCCGGCAGCCCCAGCATCGCCGCGATGTCGGCGAAGCGCTGCGGCGCCCGGTAGTTCTCGTACTTGGGCCAGCCAGAGAGCTTCGACGGGGTGGTGCCGTTGTAGCGGATGACGTGCGGGAGCAGGACCGCGTTCGTCCGGCCGTGCGCGACGTGGAAGGTGGCGCCGAGCGTGTGCGACATGGCGTGCACGATCCCGAGGAAGGCGCTGCCGAACGCCATCCCGGCGATGGTGCCGGCGTTGTGCATCCGCTCCCGGGCCTCGCTGTCGCCGTGCACCACCGACTTCTCCAGGTTGGCGAAGATCAGCCGGATGGCGTGCAGCGCCAGGCCGTCGGTGAAGTCGTTGGCGTACACCGACACGTACGCCTCGATCGCGTGGGTGAGCGCGTCGAACCCGCTGTCCGCGGCGATCACCCGGGGCAGGCTCGCGGTCAGCGCCGGGTCGACGATCGCCACGGTCGGGGTGAGCGCGTAGTCGGCGAGCGGGTACTTCTTGCCGGTCCGGTGGTCGGTGATCACCGCGAACGGGGTCACCTCGGCACCGGTCCCGGAGGTGGTCGGGATGCAGACCAGGCTGGCCTTCTCCCCCAGCGTCGGGAAGGTGAACGCCCGCTTGCGGATGTCGAAGAACTTCTCCCGCATGTCGTCGAAGTCAACCTCCGGGTGCTCGTACTTGAGCCACATCACCTTGGCGGCGTCCATCGCCGAGCCGCCGCCGAGCGCGATGATGGTGTCCGGGTGGAACGAGCGCATCAGCTCCGCGCCACGTTCGACGGTGGTCATCCGGGGCTCCGGCTCCACGTCGTCGATGATCTGGAGGACCACCCGGTTCGGCCGGCTCTGGAGCACCCGGTCGATGCGCTCGACGAATCCGAGCCGGGTCATCGTCTCGTCGGTGACCACGGTGACCCGCCGCACGTCCGGCATGTCGCTGAGGTACCGGATCGCGTGCGGCTCGAAGTAGATCTTCGACGGCACCTTGAACCACTGGAGGTTGTTGGTCCGCCGGCCGATCCGCTTCACGTTGATCAGGTTGGCCGCCGACACGTTGTTGGACACCGAGTTGTGCCCGTAACTGCCGCAGCCGAGGGTCAGCGAGGGCAGGAACGCGTTGTACATGTCGCCGATGCCGCCCTGCGAGGCCGGCGAGTTCCAGATCACCCGTACCGCCTTGACCCGCCGGCCGAACTCGATGACCAGCTGTTCGTCCGCAGTGTGGATCACGGCGCTGTGGCCGAGTCCGTGGAACTCCACCATCTGGAGCGCGGCGCGCAGCCCCTCCTCGCGGGAGTGCACCCGCAGCACCGCCAGGACCGGGCAGAGCTTCTCCCGGGTCAGCGGCTCGCGGGGCCCGATCTCGCCCACCTCGGCCAGGATGATCGAGGTCTGGGGCGGGACGGTGAACCCCGCCTGCTCGGCGATCCAGGCCGCCGGCTGTCCCACCACCTTCGGGTTGAGGCCACCGGCCCCGAAGATGTACTCCTCCAGCAGGCGCTTCTCGTCGGCCGTGGCGACGTGGGCGCGCAGGCCGCGGAACTCGTCCAGCGCCGCGCCGTAGATCTCGTCGTCGATGATCGCGGCCTGCTCGGACGCGCAGATCATGCCGTTGTCGAAGGACTTCGAGAGCACGATGTCGTTGACCGCGCGGGACAGCTTCGCGGTGGCCTCGATGTAGGCCGGCACGTTGCCGGCGCCGACGCCCAGGGCGGGCTTACCGGCCGAGTACGCCGCGCGGACCATGGCGTTGCCGCCGGTGGCCAGGATCGTCGCGACCCCCGGGTGGTGCATGAGCGCCGTGGTGGCCTCGACCGACGGGTGCTCGATCCACTGCACGCAGTTCTCCGGCGCGCCCGCGGCGACCGCGGCGTCCCGCACGATCCGGGCGGCCTCGGCGCTGCACCGCTGGGCGGCCGGGTGGAAGGCGAAGACGATCGGGTTGCGGGTCTTCAGCGCGATCAGCGCCTTGAAGACGGTCGTCGACGTGGGGTTGGTGACCGGGGTGATGCCGGCGACCACGCCGACCGGGTCGGCGATCTCGGTGATCCCGCTGATCTCGTCGTGGCTGATCACGCCGACCGTGCGCAGCTTCGCCATGCTGTGCGTGACGTGCTCGCAGGCGAAGATGTTCTTGACCGCCTTGTCCTCGAAGACACCCCGGCCGGTCTCCTCCACGGCCAGCTGGGCGAGCGCCGCATGCCGGTCGAGGGCCGCGACCGAGGCCTTCTTGACGATGTAGTCGATCTTCTCCTGGTCGAAGCCGTCGTACTCGGCGAGCGCCTTGAGAGCGGCGGTCACCAGGGCGTCCACCTCGATCGTGACATCGGTGGGCTGAACGGTCACGGCCGTCTCCTTCACTCGTGGTCGGACACCTCCAGCCTGATCCACTGAGTACCCGGCAGACAGGGCCACAGGTCCCGGACGGCCGGTTGCGAACGGCCCGATCACGACGAACTCGTGACTCACGCCCCCGCGCTGGGGTCGCCCTTCTCGGGCGCGGACAGCGGATGCTTCTCCGCCTCCCGGGCGGCGAGCCGTTCCAGGGCACGCTGGTACTGCGCGCGGTTGATCTCGCCACGGACGAGTTGGGCGGTCAGTGCGCCTTCGAGAGTGGTCGCCCGGGTAGGCGGGTCGCCGGCCGGCGGGGAGGCGGCGCTGTTCGTCAGTTTCGGTCCGCCGAGGGCCGGCCATCTGGCGAGCGCGACCGCGAACAGCACGGCCATCGTGAACAGGACCAGGAAGAGCATGACCTCGGCCTCCTTCGACGACGTCCAGAACCGGGACGCGACCTGGCGTCGAATCATGGCCCGGCTCGAGATGACGCACACACCCGTCGAGGGTCGCTCAGCCGCCTCGGCGGTAGTGGTCGGCGATCAACAGCGCGACGGCAGCGGCGACCAGGACGCAGGTCAGCACCACGCCGGCCGCGCCCCACGCGACCATCGCGACCGACAGCAGGCCCCAGAGCAGCCCGCCGAAGACGGCGACGGCTATCCGCACCTGGCGTGGCCACCGCCGTCGCCCGGCCAGCCCGGGAAAGTCGTCGACCAGCCGGGCGACGATCCGGTCGAACTCTCGCTGGTCCCTGTCGCTTTCCACCGGGCCACCTCCGCGTTGGAGCCCCGACTTCTCGCCTACCAGAGTAGGCCGCCCAGCGCCGCGCTCCTTCGTCCGCTCCGAACAAAAATCAAATTCCGCTTTCCGTACGCCCGGAGCACTCCCGTCCGCACCCGTCCACGCCGGACCGCCGCCACCCCGGACCGCCACGCGCCTCCGATCCCCACCCGGGTCCGCCTCGCGCGGATCGGATGCGCGACTGCGGCGTACCGGAAAGGGGTGTGGAATATGGATGTTCCGGTCAGGCTATGGCGCGGACGCCGATGCCGAGTCCGACCAGGACCACCAGGGCCGCGGTGGCGGTGGGGGCGCCGGCGGCGGCTCGGCGGCCCCAATGGGTCAGGCGGGCGCTGACGCGGCCGGTCCAGCGGCCGTTGCTGATCAGGTGGGAGAGGCGGCGTTGGGCGACCACCAGGAGCAGGCCGACCGCGGTGAGGGTGGCAGCCATGCCGATGCCGTAGGCGATGACCAGTGCCACCCCGAGTCCGGCCCGGCCCAGGCCGATCGCGCCGAGCAGGACCACCAGCGCCGACGGGCTGGGCACCAGGCCACCGGCGAGACCGATTCCGGCCAGCCCGAGACGCCGCCGCAGCCGGCTCCCCCGTCCGTGCGCATGGCCGTGGCCCGGAACGGACTCCCGGCTGTCCCCATGGCTGACCTCGTGCCCGTCTTCGTGCGCCGGCTCGCGGCCGGCATCGTGCCCATGACCGTGATCGGGTGCGGCCTCGTGGCTGTGGCCGTGCGCGTGCTCGCGCTCACGGCTGACGCCATGGTCGTGCCCGTGTTCGTGCGCGGGCCCCCGGCTGACGTCGTGCACACGACCGTTCTCGTGCGCGGGCTCCCGGCCGTCGCCGTGGTGGTGCCCGTGGGTGTGGCTGTGGCGGTGGGGATGAACGTGGGCGTGGGCGCCGGGGCCGTGGTGGTGGTGGCGGGCGTGGGGGCCGGGGCCGTGGTGGTGGGTGTGGACGGTTCCGGGGCGGCGGGCGGCGATCAGCATGGTCACGCCTACGGCCGCGACCAGGAGACCGCTGGTCAGGCCGAGAGCGGTCAGGACCTGTTCACCGGCCAGGGCGGTCGAGGTGCTCAGCAGCAGGCCCAGCAGGAGCACTCCGCCGGTGTGGGCGAGGGTGACCGTGCCGCCCACGGCCAGGGCGTCCCGGATTCGCCCCTGGCGGCCGGCGAAGTAAGCGGCCATGACGGTCTTGCCGTGGCCGGGGAGGGCCGCGTGGCCGGCGCCCAGCAGCAGTGCCAGGAGGAACGCCAGCCCGACCACCAGCGGGGTGAGGTGCCCGCCGAGTGCCTTCTCGACGCGGGTCTGCGCGGCCATGAGCCAGGTCGGGCCGGCCGCGCGGATCGCCGGGCGGTCGGCGGCGGCCACCGTGCCCGGCGCGCCGACGCGGATCGTCGCGGAGCGCACGTCCAGCGCCGAGGAAAGCAGGTCGCGCGGGTAGTTGCGGAGCTGGCCGGAGACGCTTTCGGCGGGCAGGGTGGACGCGGCGAGGCCGACCCCGGCGCCGGCCGCGGTCATCTCGCGCCAGCCGACCCGGTCGGTGCGATAGGCGTTGTCCACGGTCAGCGCGGACCGGTCGGCGAGGTGGGTGGGCGCGGTCAGCGTACAGTCGAGGCGGCCGGTGGACAGGCCGCCCGCGCCGGGAG
Above is a genomic segment from Actinoplanes ianthinogenes containing:
- a CDS encoding High-affinity nickel-transporter encodes the protein MKKYLLGTIVAAAGLLAWPATPAQAHPISNFSVNQYAGLTLHPDRVEVTAAVDVAEIPTLQDRTRADTDRDGTLSPAERAGYAQAECAHLASAFTVSVDGRRLTWTVPARSYAVTPGAGGLSTGRLDCTLTAPTHLADRSALTVDNAYRTDRVGWREMTAAGAGVGLAASTLPAESVSGQLRNYPRDLLSSALDVRSATIRVGAPGTVAAADRPAIRAAGPTWLMAAQTRVEKALGGHLTPLVVGLAFLLALLLGAGHAALPGHGKTVMAAYFAGRQGRIRDALAVGGTVTLAHTGGVLLLGLLLSTSTALAGEQVLTALGLTSGLLVAAVGVTMLIAARRPGTVHTHHHGPGPHARHHHHGPGAHAHVHPHRHSHTHGHHHGDGREPAHENGRVHDVSRGPAHEHGHDHGVSREREHAHGHSHEAAPDHGHGHDAGREPAHEDGHEVSHGDSRESVPGHGHAHGRGSRLRRRLGLAGIGLAGGLVPSPSALVVLLGAIGLGRAGLGVALVIAYGIGMAATLTAVGLLLVVAQRRLSHLISNGRWTGRVSARLTHWGRRAAAGAPTATAALVVLVGLGIGVRAIA
- a CDS encoding GlsB/YeaQ/YmgE family stress response membrane protein; protein product: MEITGFLTAIIIGLIIGALGRLVVPGKQNIPIWLTLLIGVVAALLGTFLAAAIGVADTRGIDWIELALQVGLAAVGVALVAGVRGRRHY
- the adhE gene encoding bifunctional acetaldehyde-CoA/alcohol dehydrogenase encodes the protein MTVQPTDVTIEVDALVTAALKALAEYDGFDQEKIDYIVKKASVAALDRHAALAQLAVEETGRGVFEDKAVKNIFACEHVTHSMAKLRTVGVISHDEISGITEIADPVGVVAGITPVTNPTSTTVFKALIALKTRNPIVFAFHPAAQRCSAEAARIVRDAAVAAGAPENCVQWIEHPSVEATTALMHHPGVATILATGGNAMVRAAYSAGKPALGVGAGNVPAYIEATAKLSRAVNDIVLSKSFDNGMICASEQAAIIDDEIYGAALDEFRGLRAHVATADEKRLLEEYIFGAGGLNPKVVGQPAAWIAEQAGFTVPPQTSIILAEVGEIGPREPLTREKLCPVLAVLRVHSREEGLRAALQMVEFHGLGHSAVIHTADEQLVIEFGRRVKAVRVIWNSPASQGGIGDMYNAFLPSLTLGCGSYGHNSVSNNVSAANLINVKRIGRRTNNLQWFKVPSKIYFEPHAIRYLSDMPDVRRVTVVTDETMTRLGFVERIDRVLQSRPNRVVLQIIDDVEPEPRMTTVERGAELMRSFHPDTIIALGGGSAMDAAKVMWLKYEHPEVDFDDMREKFFDIRKRAFTFPTLGEKASLVCIPTTSGTGAEVTPFAVITDHRTGKKYPLADYALTPTVAIVDPALTASLPRVIAADSGFDALTHAIEAYVSVYANDFTDGLALHAIRLIFANLEKSVVHGDSEARERMHNAGTIAGMAFGSAFLGIVHAMSHTLGATFHVAHGRTNAVLLPHVIRYNGTTPSKLSGWPKYENYRAPQRFADIAAMLGLPATTPAEAVEALAAAVETLRTAVGIESSFAELGVDEKAFLAALPQQALNAYEDQCAPANPRMPMLGDMQELMRAAYYRTECP